The genomic interval TTTCAATTTGAGCGTGTGCTTTGGCGGTCAGTTCGTCGATCAACTCATCTCGATCCATCTTCTTGAGTTGATGTTCTTGATAGTTGGTTTCCAGACGCTTGTTGGACCACGACGTCAGTGCTTGCCAATTCCATTCGTCTTCCATTCCCGCGGGCAGATTTTCTTCCACGGTCTCCATCACAGTGACTTCGGCAGCCCGCTCGGCTTGCTCGGCCGCGTAGTTGCTGGCCATGTCGATGTCCATGTTGCGGAAATCGCGTGGATCGAGTTGGCAACCAAAACGAGAGCCGGCGATGGCCGCAAAACTTTCCACGCCGTAGTCGGGCGATAGGAAGGTTTCGACGTGCTTGTCGATTTGGGCTCGAATCAGATCCAGCAGCATATTCCGGGAGCTGTGCCCATCGAGCAGACTTTGTCGATAGCGATAAACTCGCTTGCGTTGCTCGTCCATGACTTCGTCGTAGTCGAGCAAGCTCTTGCGGGCTTCAAAGTGTCTTTCTTCGACCTTCTTTTGCGCGGCTTCGATTCGCCGGGTGACGACCTTGGACTCCAACGCTTCGCCTTCACCCATACCCATCCGTTCCATGAAGCTACGCACCCAGTCGGGCGCAAAGATTCGCATCAGATCGTCTTCGAGAGACAAGAAGAACTTGCTGCCGCCGGGGTCACCTTGCCGACCGCAGCGCCCGCGGAGCTGCAAGTCGATCCGACGTGACTCGTGTCGTTCGGTACCCAAGACATACAGGCCGCCGATTTCGCGAACGTGTTTTCCTTCGACGCTCATTTGCTCGCGTTCGTCGATCTCTTTGACCAGAGCATTCCATTCTTCGTCGGGGATTTCCAATCGCGAGGGGTATTTGTGTTGCAGTTGCGCCCAAGCGAGGTTTTCCGGGTTGCCGCCCAAGATAATGTCGGTACCCCGGCCGGCCATGTTGGTCGCGATGGTGACCGCGTGTTTCCGGCCGGCTTGGGCCACGATTTCGGCTTCACGTTGGTGCTGCTTGGCATTCAACACGTCGTGTTTGATGCCACGACGTTCCAGCAGGGCGCTCAGGCGTTCGCTCTTTTCGATACTGACGGTACCGACCAAAACGGGTCGGCCTGCGTATTGAATGCCAGAGATCTTGGAGCGAGGAATCATCTCGGGAGTCTTTTCTCCCTTGGAGAGGAACTTGATCTGGTCGGCTTGTTCTTCGACGATCTTGCCCCACCATTCTCCCTCGTTGCGATCCTTCATCACCAGAACGTCCCACTTGGTGGTCCGCTCGATCTCATCGGCCAGCGCCTTGTACTTGTCCTTTTCCGTCAGGTAGATGATGTCGGGATACTCGATCCGTTCCAGGACTTTGTTGGTCGGGATGGCGACCACATCGAGCTTGTAGATCTTCATGAACTCGGTGGCTTCCGTCATCGCGGTACCGGTCATGCCCGACAGTTTCTTGTACATCTTGAAGATGTTCTGCAGCGACGCGGTGGCAAACGTTTGCGTTTCCGGCTTGATCGGAACGCCTTCCTTTGCCTCGACGGCTTGGTGCAGGCCGTCGCTCCATTGACGACCGTCCATCAAGCGACCCGTGAACTCGTCCACGATCACGATCTGGCGGTCTTTGACGACGTAATTGACGTCTCTTTTATAGAGGTGGTGGGCCTTGAGCGCGTTGTCGATCAGGTGCGGCCATTCCATGTTGCCCGCAGTGTAAAAGCTTTCGACGCCGGCAAGCCGTTCGGCTTCACGTACACCCTCATCCGACAGCGTCACATTGTGCTGCTTTTCATCGACGGTGAAGTGTTCTTCCTTTTTAAGTTGGCGGGCGACTTGGTCCGCATCGGCGTACCGCCCGATGTCTTGATCGGACGGTCCGCTGATGATCAGCGGCGTCCTGGCTTCGTCGATCAAAATATTGTCGACTTCGTCGATGATCGCGTAGTTGAGCGGCCCTTGGCACTGCTGGGCTTCGGGCGGAAAACGGTCGTCGCCTTTCGCGGCCGGGCGCATGTTGTCACGCAAGTAATCGAAACCGAATTCGTTGTTGGTTCCGTACGTGATGTCGCGTTTGTAAATGTCTTGCTTTTCACCAGTCGACATCCCCGATTGGATCGCGCCGACGGTCAATCCGAGGTTCATGTACAGCGGAGCCATCCACTCCATGTCACGACGAGCCAGATAATCGTTGACCGTGACCACATGGACGCCCTTGCCCTCCAACGCGTTCAGGTAGGCGGGCAAGGTCGCGACCAACGTTTTTCCTTCCCCCGTGACCATTTCGGCGATGTTGCCTTCATGCAGAACCATGCCGCCGATCAATTGCACATCGTAGTGGCGCATGCCTAGGAAACGCTTGCCTCCCTCGCGGCACACGGCGAACGCATCGGGCAAGATGTCGTCCAACGTCTCGCCGGCGCGCAGTCGCCCTCGCAATACGTTGGTCTGATTACGCAGCTCATCGTCGCTCATCGCGGCGTACTTGGGTTCCAGTTCCGTGATCTGGTTCGCCCGAGCACGCAGCCGCGTGACTTGGCGAGCATTGGCGGACCCAAAGATCGATGTAACGGTGCGATCAAACGACCGAAACAGGCCGCCAAAGATGATGCTGCCAGCGTCAGCTACTCGTTCAAAAAACGACATTGTAGAATCGTATGTAAATGAAAAAACGACAGCGCCGATTCCTCAAACCCGCCATCGTTTCGATGGCGAATTGCGGCGGTCGGCGGATGACGCTTCGGATTGTGAATGGGTATGCAGGCAGTGGATGATTCCTTCACCGTCTCTGCCCAAGGGTCATGCGGAAGTTCGCATCACCAAGTTGGTTCTTGCCAGTTTTCTCCTGCGAGTTTTCTGTTACCTGATCGGTTCGTGCTAGGTCCGGCGAATTGAATGCATACACGAAAGTCGATTTGGCAGACCAGCGAAGATCCGGCACTCGCTGCGATTTTTGGACCAATTTCAGACAAGTTACCGTCAATCGCCGACTCTTCACGGGACTCCCATGCACCTTCCTGTGATGCTCGGTCCAGCCGATTCGCCGTCCGATTGCCTGAATTCGAACCTAAACGCTTTGGGCGCTTTAGGTTAGGTTTTAAGGGTTATGAGGTCAACGGGAATTGATTCTGCGAACC from Stieleria varia carries:
- the secA gene encoding preprotein translocase subunit SecA, yielding MSFFERVADAGSIIFGGLFRSFDRTVTSIFGSANARQVTRLRARANQITELEPKYAAMSDDELRNQTNVLRGRLRAGETLDDILPDAFAVCREGGKRFLGMRHYDVQLIGGMVLHEGNIAEMVTGEGKTLVATLPAYLNALEGKGVHVVTVNDYLARRDMEWMAPLYMNLGLTVGAIQSGMSTGEKQDIYKRDITYGTNNEFGFDYLRDNMRPAAKGDDRFPPEAQQCQGPLNYAIIDEVDNILIDEARTPLIISGPSDQDIGRYADADQVARQLKKEEHFTVDEKQHNVTLSDEGVREAERLAGVESFYTAGNMEWPHLIDNALKAHHLYKRDVNYVVKDRQIVIVDEFTGRLMDGRQWSDGLHQAVEAKEGVPIKPETQTFATASLQNIFKMYKKLSGMTGTAMTEATEFMKIYKLDVVAIPTNKVLERIEYPDIIYLTEKDKYKALADEIERTTKWDVLVMKDRNEGEWWGKIVEEQADQIKFLSKGEKTPEMIPRSKISGIQYAGRPVLVGTVSIEKSERLSALLERRGIKHDVLNAKQHQREAEIVAQAGRKHAVTIATNMAGRGTDIILGGNPENLAWAQLQHKYPSRLEIPDEEWNALVKEIDEREQMSVEGKHVREIGGLYVLGTERHESRRIDLQLRGRCGRQGDPGGSKFFLSLEDDLMRIFAPDWVRSFMERMGMGEGEALESKVVTRRIEAAQKKVEERHFEARKSLLDYDEVMDEQRKRVYRYRQSLLDGHSSRNMLLDLIRAQIDKHVETFLSPDYGVESFAAIAGSRFGCQLDPRDFRNMDIDMASNYAAEQAERAAEVTVMETVEENLPAGMEDEWNWQALTSWSNKRLETNYQEHQLKKMDRDELIDELTAKAHAQIEKVDVSDLAPLLESDHGLRNLCGWMRHKFGIETTPEEFRDVDDRRVVADTLYQRAEQGYNDKENEYPVLAGISKFTTKQGTQITLDREGLVDWIARRFSTELAVDEVQMNRDDLKNQMIEFSRKTGGQSEAAYAEADKKLEAVFKNSDPETTALLASGGDGTLDELVQWMATQLGSKAEKEDLARMNHAELKLALHGAVDDRFHPEMRRMERQILLNIVDEAWKNHLLTMDHLRSSVMLKGYAQLDPKVEYKREGMRMFETMWESIGEQVTDLIFRMEAFNEDFIRSTWVDASTRHDEAQSISSAAAASQPARSATAQAAEASASQTQEVRAEPIRNLEPKVGRNSPCPCGSGKKYKACCMRKEV